The Pseudomonas sp. Marseille-Q3773 DNA window GCCACTGGGACCAGGGTGCCGTACGCACCCCGGCCGGTTTCATCGAGGCCTACAACACCTACGCCGAAGGCGGCTGGGTGGGCGTGGGCGGCGACCCACTGTTCGGCGGCATGGGCATGCCCAAGGCCATTTCGGCCCAGGTCGAGGAAATGGTCAACGCCTCCAGCCTGGCGTTCGGCCTCTACCCGATGCTGACCGCCGGTGCCTGCCTGTCGATCAATGCCCACGCCAGTGAGGCACTGAAGGAAAAGTATCTGCCGAACATGTACGCCGGTGTGTGGGCGGGCTCCATGTGCCTGACCGAGCCGCACGCCGGTACCGACCTGGGCATCATTCGCACCAAGGCCGAGCCCCAGGTGGACGGCAGCTACAAGGTCAGCGGTACCAAGATCTTCATCACCGGTGGCGAGCACGACCTGACCGAGAACATCATCCACCTGGTGCTGGCCAAGCTGCCGGATGCACCGGCAGGGCCGAAAGGCATTTCGCTGTTCCTGGTGCCGAAGTTCCTGGTCAATGAGGATGGCAGCCTCGGCGCGCGCAACTCTGCCACCTGTGGCTCGATCGAGCACAAGATGGGTATCCAGGCTTCGGCCACCTGCGTGATGAACTTCGACGAAGCCGTTGGCTACATCGTCGGCGAGCCGAACAAGGGCCTGGCGGCGATGTTCACCATGATGAACTACGAGCGCCTGGGTGTGGGTATCCAGGGCCTGGCCTCGGCCGAGCGCTCCTACCAGAACGCCGTGGAATACGCCCGCGATCGCCTGCAGAGCCGCGCCCCGACCGGGCCGCAAGCCAAGGACAAGGCCGCCGACCCGATCATCGTCCACCCGGATGTGCGCCGCATGCTGCTGACCATGAAGGCGCTGACCGAAGGTGGCCGGGCGTTCTCCACCTACGTGGCCATGCAACTGGACAGTGCCAAGTACAGCGAGGACGCCAGCGTGCGCAAGCGCAGCGAAGAGCTGGTGGCATTGCTGACGCCGGTAGCCAAGGCCTTCCTCACCGACCTCGGCCTTGAGTGCACGGTGCATGGCCAGCAGGTGTTCGGCGGGCATGGCTACATTCGCGAGTGGGGGCAGGAGCAACTGGTGCGTGATGTGCGTATCACGCAGATCTACGAAGGCACCAATGGCATCCAGGCCCTGGACCTGATGGGGCGCAAGGTGGTGGCCAGTGGTGGGGTGTACTACCGCCTGTTCTCCGACGAGATCCGCCAGTTCATTGCCAGTGCAGGTAGCCAGCTGGAGGAATTTGCCAAGCCGCTGGCGGCCAGCCTCGACCAGCTGGACGGGCTGACCGAGTGGGTGCTGGAACAGGCCAAGGGCAACCCGAATGAAATCGGCGCGGCTTCGGTCGAGTACCTGCACGCCTTTGGCTACGTGGCCTACGCCTACATGTGGGCGTTG harbors:
- a CDS encoding acyl-CoA dehydrogenase C-terminal domain-containing protein, with amino-acid sequence MAEYKAPLRDMRFVLNEVFNVAEQWAQLPGLAEVVDADTAMAVLEEAGKVTARSIAPLSRAADEEGCHWDQGAVRTPAGFIEAYNTYAEGGWVGVGGDPLFGGMGMPKAISAQVEEMVNASSLAFGLYPMLTAGACLSINAHASEALKEKYLPNMYAGVWAGSMCLTEPHAGTDLGIIRTKAEPQVDGSYKVSGTKIFITGGEHDLTENIIHLVLAKLPDAPAGPKGISLFLVPKFLVNEDGSLGARNSATCGSIEHKMGIQASATCVMNFDEAVGYIVGEPNKGLAAMFTMMNYERLGVGIQGLASAERSYQNAVEYARDRLQSRAPTGPQAKDKAADPIIVHPDVRRMLLTMKALTEGGRAFSTYVAMQLDSAKYSEDASVRKRSEELVALLTPVAKAFLTDLGLECTVHGQQVFGGHGYIREWGQEQLVRDVRITQIYEGTNGIQALDLMGRKVVASGGVYYRLFSDEIRQFIASAGSQLEEFAKPLAASLDQLDGLTEWVLEQAKGNPNEIGAASVEYLHAFGYVAYAYMWALMARAAQAGEGDEAFYAGKLGTARFYFARLLPRVDSLVAAVMAGSESLYLLDAEQF